A genomic segment from Bradyrhizobium sp. ISRA430 encodes:
- the rpmD gene encoding 50S ribosomal protein L30, translating to MAKAAKTIKLEQTGSAIRRHHSQRSTLIGLKLNKIGRVSELPDTPAVRGMIEKVHHLVRIVDEK from the coding sequence ATGGCCAAGGCCGCAAAGACGATCAAGCTCGAGCAGACCGGCAGCGCGATCCGCCGCCATCACTCGCAGCGTTCGACGTTGATCGGACTCAAGCTCAACAAGATCGGCCGCGTGAGCGAACTGCCGGACACCCCGGCCGTCCGCGGTATGATCGAGAAGGTTCACCATCTCGTCCGCATCGTCGACGAGAAGTAA